The following coding sequences are from one Pocillopora verrucosa isolate sample1 chromosome 5, ASM3666991v2, whole genome shotgun sequence window:
- the LOC136276816 gene encoding uncharacterized protein isoform X3 gives MALEEDSSCFLFQNQRIVSVREGQIEKTLQMCQGNPLIIKGMAAILRQQIADDTRILETIEQPLAAEPQESGIPPAKESGERDVFNSEKEGIDKDQESCLRKLFFFVPSKQLKDSAISMSLFCRSFSVEAAAEVLEVDSSEAVIQLEGLRNSEVLTVDPDVKELTYDIHPLVRTFLRSIGSNQMMFVKVYEKAKTRFCKYFMSKMVHISGLLDKDYMNAFDNFDLDKPNFELALDISLKLDHLLIPKEHRESVMIFYLFEAMLDEKASKNIFNCWAEKVKEDGKEGSLLRAELKCHETLMVLKLEGWQRALTVARRAKELLSKVQKEIKSKESFRLTKSSYLFSRGEVYYRAGNMAKSLRILHKALKIMENILHSHTSTSRCLNAIGNCYNKLEEHDEAMKYYMRAYDIRRHLSGSMKHFDMPLFKRQIGTVYEGKKKFEKAIEYYKEALELAKELKIPGMVDIALYNQNIANAYCWLRNFEDAYQPAKNGYEIRKVILGRHPQTARSAFQMAQICRSLNGFNEAEEFYEEAWEIEKSLGQGNHSEVMVRIVESYEAILLKGKRKNQFRQEALDFYLRYWDEEKAFEGFEFSLANKRVIDSINERFSEFGDRQTQERCQKEALWFYEGAWNSPDTRKLPDTAREEILQTLCSLCAQLREKSKAEKYSNEAFSFHEKKWKRNKEGMSKQDRIAILTTLVHMATSQMKEKKKQKYESLLKEAKQSETLMGRMKEFLSSGAKVEQLSSEDDDDDNEVDIPSDDDDDLDSSSGSEEIPEASGQVHQSTIPEEDGEELESEQEQDPDRIKIRESKIAHESETWNLAEAGASITFNLGALTKSLTITCSLWSPAALSPPIGSNELLVSNVIELSHDGPPDLEFMENASGSINVALLHSASNFKGYEVVIKHLVDPQYNEWEDLETKNVWHSSVNSTVPNWTCPFAEAACSKTWFSTFAAVWRLKSFVFPKLTSETSEFICSLPDYPNVSVAIPWSSLPTDTDFSLTLKACRPSGFILPSSEIQRAQEMPRSNRNIQSSVDADSLHVHKKKLHVTLLATEWCSAKGGLSTINRVLAKQFSSSPNVKVTLFVPPFECECKEKDKAEAFKCDINIEEADGKMSNSTDPLNWLAFPPEKLHIDVVVGNGWKLGWQAEKIRRSHSCKWVQMVHTCPEELAMHKICDTPLSRGEEKHASEVSLCEKADLVVTIGPKLKEAFAKSLRHCEEEKSVLSITPGVFSEFECVKTSAADLEKFYILVFGRCDPKDLSIKGYDTAAKAVAILPSRSYHLTIMGATANNQRELVDILVSCGLPHCQFVVRKFCTDREHLVKLFSQFDLVLMPSRTEGFGLTGLEALSAGIPILVSGNSGFAEALRKVKFGELYIVEDFEDANEWAKKIKSIRQKERRLRFEEIRQLRTFYKEKYSWESQCQDLVATMTNMVYSMI, from the exons ATGGCCTTAGAGGAAGATTCATCATGTTTTCTATTCCAGAATCAGAGAATTGTTAGCGTTCGAGAGGGTCAAATAGAGAAAACACTGCAGATGTGCCAAGGGAATCCCCTCATCATTAAGGGAATGGCAGCAATCTTGAGGCAACAAATAGCCGATGACACCAGGATTTTGGAAACGATTGAGCAGCCACTAGCAGCCGAGCCACAAGAGTCGGGAATACCACCAGCAAAGGAGAGTGGAGAGAGAGACGTATTCAACTCTGAAAAGGAAGGCATCGATAAAGATCAAGAAAGCTGTTTgaggaaattgtttttcttcgtGCCAAGTAAACAGTTAAAAGATTCTGCCATTTCGATGTCACTGTTCTGTCGCTCTTTCTCTGTCGAAGCAGCAGCCGAAGTCCTTGAAGTGGACTCGTCAGAAGCTGTTATACAACTAGAAGGTCTCAGGAATAGTGAAGTACTAACGGTAGACCCAGACGTGAAAGAACTTACCTATGACATTCACCCTTTGGTGCGAACATTTCTGAGAAGCATCGGTAGTAACCAAATGATGTTCGTCAAAGTTTACGAGAAGGCAAAAACCaggttttgtaaatatttcatgTCCAAAATGGTACACATTTCCGGGCTTTTGGACAAAGACTACATGAATGCCTTCGATAATTTTGATCTTGACAAACCAAACTTTGAACTTGCTTTggatatttctttaaagttGGACCATCTTCTTATCCCAAAAGAGCATCGTGAAAGTGTTATGATCTTTTATCTCTTCGAGGCCATGTTAGACGAAAAAGCAAgcaagaacatttttaattgCTGGGCCGAAAAGGTCAAGGAAGATGGAAAGGAAG GTTCCTTGCTTCGAGCAGAACTTAAATGCCACGAAACATTGATGGTTCTTAAACTTGAGGGATGGCAGAGAGCATTGACAGTCGCGAGGAGAGCGAAAGAGTTACTTAGCAAAGTGCAGAAGGAAATTAAGAGCAAAGAATCCTTTAGGTTGACCAAGAGTTCTTACCTGTTCTCTAGGGGTGAAGTTTACTATAGAGCTGGGAATATGGCCAAGTCACTGAGGATTTTGCACAAGGCGCTGAAGATAATGGAAAATATACTTCACAGCCACACAAGCACTTCAAGGTGCTTAAACGCCATTGGAAACTGCTACAACAAGCTAGAAGAACATGACGAGGCCATGAAATACTACATGAGAGCATATGATATCAGACGACACCTTTCTGgctcaatgaaacattttgacatGCCCCTCTTCAAACGACAGATCGGGACGGTttatgaaggaaagaaaaaatttgaaaaggcaaTCGAATACTACAAAGAGGCCTTAGAGCTCGCCAAGGAACTAAAAATTCCCGGCATGGTGGACATTGCGCTGTACAATCAAAACATTGCTAACGCGTACTGTTGGTTGAGAAACTTTGAAGACGCCTACCAACCTGCAAAGAACGGTTACGAGATCCGGAAGGTCATTTTGGGAAGGCACCCTCAGACTGCTCGAAGTGCTTTCCAAATGGCGCAGATTTGTCGAAGCTTGAATGGCTTTAACGAAGCGGAAGAGTTTTATGAAGAAGCATGGGAGATTGAGAAGTCTCTGGGCCAAGGAAACCACAGCGAGGTCATGGTCAGAATCGTTGAGAGCTACGAAGCGATCCTTCTcaaaggaaagaggaaaaatcAGTTTCGACAAGAAGCACTCGACTTTTATCTACGCTACTGGGACGAAGAAAAAGCCTTCGAAGGTTTTGAATTTTCTCTCGCCAACAAGAGAGTTATTGATTCAATAAACGAAAGGTTTAGTGAATTTGGCGACCGGCAAACACAGGAGAGATGCCAAAAAGAAGCTCTATGGTTTTATGAAGGCGCGTGGAATTCACCCGACACGAGAAAGTTACCAGACACCGCCAGAGAGGAAATTCTGCAAACTCTTTGCAGTCTCTGTGCCCAGCTTCGCGAGAAAAGTAAGGCCGAAAAGTACAGTAACGAAGCCTTTTCATTTCATGAAAAGAAGTGGAAAAGAAATAAGGAAGGGATGTCAAAGCAAGACAGAATCGCCATTCTCACCACTCTTGTACACATGGCTACATCAcagatgaaagagaaaaagaaacagaagtaTGAGAGTTTGTTGAAG GAAGCCAAACAGAGCGAAACCTTGATGGGAAGAATGAAAGAATTCCTTTCTTCAGGAGCAAAAG TTGAACAACTGTCCAGTGAGgacgatgacgatgacaatGAAGTTGATATTCCTtccgatgatgatgatgatctcGATAGTAGCAGTGGCAGCGAAGAGATTCCAGAGGCTAGTGGGCAAGTGCACCAATCAACAATTCCAGAAGAAGATGGCGAAGAATTAGAAAGTGAGCAGGAACAAGATCCAGATAGGATAAAGATACGCGA AAGTAAAATTGCACACGAGTCAGAGACCTGGAATCTTGCAGAAGCTGGTGCATCCATCACATTTAACCTCGGAGCGTTAACAAAGTCCTTGACCATAACATGTTCATTATGGAGCCCCGCAGCCCTCTCTCCGCCTATTGGTAGTAATGAGCTCTTGGTAAGCAATGTGATTGAACTGTCTCATGATGGCCCACCTGATCTGGaattcatggaaaatgcttCGGGAAGCATAAATGTGGCTTTGTTGCACAGTGCCTCTAACTTCAAAGGATACGAGGTGGTTATCAAGCATTTGGTTGACCCCCAATACAACGAGTGGGAGGATTTGGAGACAAAAAACGTTTGGCATTCGTCAG TAAATTCAACCGTTCCCAATTGGACGTGCCCTTTCGCTGAAGCTGCTTGCTCAAAAACGTGGTTTTCCACGTTTGCAGCAGTCTGGCGCCTCAAGTCTTTTGTCTTTCCTAAGCTTACGTCTGAGACCTCTGAGTTTATCTGTTCACTGCCAGACTATCCAAATGTTAGTGTTGCAATTCCATGGAGTTCTTTGCCTACCGATACAgacttttctttaactcttaag GCGTGTCGTCCATCTGGGTTCATCCTTCCCTCATCAGAAATTCAAAGAGCTCAG GAAATGCCTCGGTCAAACCGAAACATTCAGTCCTCGGTGGACGCGGATTCACTTCACGTGCACAAGAAGAAATTACATGTCACTCTTCTAGCAACTGAATGGTGTTCGGCAAAGGGTGGTTTGTCTACTATAAACAGAGTGCTCGCCAAACAGTTTTCATCGAGTCCCAATGTAAAAGTCACTTTGTTCGTTCCTCCATTTGAATGTGAATgtaaggaaaaagacaaagcagAAGCTTTTAAATGCGATATTAATATTGAGGAAGCAGACGGAAAAATGTCTAACTCCACAGACCCCCTCAACTGGTTGGCATTTCCCCCGGAGAAACTCCACATAGACGTTGTTGTTGGTAATGGTTGGAAGCTTGGTTGGCAGGCAGAGAAAATCAGGAGAAGCCACTCCTGTAAGTGGGTACAGATGGTCCACACATGCCCCGAAGAACTTGCCATGCATAAAATCTGCGACACACCTCTCTCCAGAGGTGAAGAAAAGCATGCGTCGGAAGTTTCCTTGTGCGAAAAGGCCGATCTTGTTGTTACCATTGGACCCAAATTAAAGGAAGCTTTTGCTAAGTCCCTCCGCCATTGCGAAGAAGAAAAATCTGTGTTATCGATAACACCAGGTGTCTTTTCTGAATTTGAGTGTGTGAAAACCTCTGCTGCTGATTTGGAGAAGTTTtacattttagtttttggcCGTTGTGATCCAAAGGATTTGTCCATAAAAGGCTATGATACTGCGGCAAAGGCCGTTGCTATTTTACCCAGTAGGTCATATCACCTTACCATCATGGGTGCAACCGCTAACAATCAACGAGAGCTTGTTGATATTTTAGTCAGTTGTGGTTTACCGCATTGTCAGTTTGTTGTAAGAAAGTTTTGTACAGATCGGGAACACTTAGTAAAATTGTTTTCGCAGTTTGATCTCGTCCTCATGCCATCAAGAACAGAGGGGTTCGGTTTAACTGGCCTTGAGGCCTTGTCTGCTGGTATTCCCATTCTTGTGAGTGGAAACTCAGGATTTGCTGAAGCCTTGAGAAAAGTGAAATTTGGTGAATTGTATATTGTAGAAGATTTTGAGGATGCTAATGAATgggcaaaaaaaatcaaatccaTCCGACAGAAAGAGCGGCGATTGAGATTTGAAGAGATTCGACAACTAAGGACATTCTACAAAGAGAAGTATAGCTGGGAGAGTCAGTGTCAAGACCTTGTGGCGACAATGACAAACATGGTTTATAGTATGATCTAG
- the LOC136276816 gene encoding uncharacterized protein isoform X2, giving the protein MALEEDSSCFLFQNQRIVSVREGQIEKTLQMCQGNPLIIKGMAAILRQQIADDTRILETIEQPLAAEPQESGIPPAKESGERDVFNSEKEGIDKDQESCLRKLFFFVPSKQLKDSAISMSLFCRSFSVEAAAEVLEVDSSEAVIQLEGLRNSEVLTVDPDVKELTYDIHPLVRTFLRSIGSNQMMFVKVYEKAKTRFCKYFMSKMVHISGLLDKDYMNAFDNFDLDKPNFELALDISLKLDHLLIPKEHRESVMIFYLFEAMLDEKASKNIFNCWAEKVKEDGKEGSLLRAELKCHETLMVLKLEGWQRALTVARRAKELLSKVQKEIKSKESFRLTKSSYLFSRGEVYYRAGNMAKSLRILHKALKIMENILHSHTSTSRCLNAIGNCYNKLEEHDEAMKYYMRAYDIRRHLSGSMKHFDMPLFKRQIGTVYEGKKKFEKAIEYYKEALELAKELKIPGMVDIALYNQNIANAYCWLRNFEDAYQPAKNGYEIRKVILGRHPQTARSAFQMAQICRSLNGFNEAEEFYEEAWEIEKSLGQGNHSEVMVRIVESYEAILLKGKRKNQFRQEALDFYLRYWDEEKAFEGFEFSLANKRVIDSINERFSEFGDRQTQERCQKEALWFYEGAWNSPDTRKLPDTAREEILQTLCSLCAQLREKSKAEKYSNEAFSFHEKKWKRNKEGMSKQDRIAILTTLVHMATSQMKEKKKQKYESLLKEAKQSETLMGRMKEFLSSGAKVEQLSSEDDDDDNEVDIPSDDDDDLDSSSGSEEIPEASGQVHQSTIPEEDGEELESEQEQDPDRIKIRESKIAHESETWNLAEAGASITFNLGALTKSLTITCSLWSPAALSPPIGSNELLVSNVIELSHDGPPDLEFMENASGSINVALLHSASNFKGYEVVIKHLVDPQYNEWEDLETKNVWHSSVNSTVPNWTCPFAEAACSKTWFSTFAAVWRLKSFVFPKLTSETSEFICSLPDYPNVSVAIPWSSLPTDTDFSLTLKVQEAPTIDHNVGGMFVGPILHISCSHDVKLSAPAKISVPLVLTDGEIEPVELRSGQLKILHFTSTEKSQEWTDITDHMDIVLRNGIVTFQVKTFCRFWPWLIKTSASIPRKYASLLYERIMKRHVGFLACLCKDTVPSTYLLELFCFPQHLRSGVDNYISSRYFVTLRREETSQKPLSSGDETYVSLSNGFEVHGAGNAKDIVLKFLGDRRLQRSLLVSIKDPSDLRVHFLQGRERENSPMICQEPIIPRSPVQACRPSGFILPSSEIQRAQEMPRSNRNIQSSVDADSLHVHKKKLHVTLLATEWCSAKGGLSTINRVLAKQFSSSPNVKVTLFVPPFECECKEKDKAEAFKCDINIEEADGKMSNSTDPLNWLAFPPEKLHIDVVVGNGWKLGWQAEKIRRSHSCKWVQMVHTCPEELAMHKICDTPLSRGEEKHASEVSLCEKADLVVTIGPKLKEAFAKSLRHCEEEKSVLSITPGVFSEFECVKTSAADLEKFYILVFGRCDPKDLSIKGYDTAAKAVAILPSRSYHLTIMGATANNQRELVDILVSCGLPHCQFVVRKFCTDREHLVKLFSQFDLVLMPSRTEGFGLTGLEALSAGIPILVSGNSGFAEALRKVKFGELYIVEDFEDANEWAKKIKSIRQKERRLRFEEIRQLRTFYKEKYSWESQCQDLVATMTNMVYSMI; this is encoded by the exons ATGGCCTTAGAGGAAGATTCATCATGTTTTCTATTCCAGAATCAGAGAATTGTTAGCGTTCGAGAGGGTCAAATAGAGAAAACACTGCAGATGTGCCAAGGGAATCCCCTCATCATTAAGGGAATGGCAGCAATCTTGAGGCAACAAATAGCCGATGACACCAGGATTTTGGAAACGATTGAGCAGCCACTAGCAGCCGAGCCACAAGAGTCGGGAATACCACCAGCAAAGGAGAGTGGAGAGAGAGACGTATTCAACTCTGAAAAGGAAGGCATCGATAAAGATCAAGAAAGCTGTTTgaggaaattgtttttcttcgtGCCAAGTAAACAGTTAAAAGATTCTGCCATTTCGATGTCACTGTTCTGTCGCTCTTTCTCTGTCGAAGCAGCAGCCGAAGTCCTTGAAGTGGACTCGTCAGAAGCTGTTATACAACTAGAAGGTCTCAGGAATAGTGAAGTACTAACGGTAGACCCAGACGTGAAAGAACTTACCTATGACATTCACCCTTTGGTGCGAACATTTCTGAGAAGCATCGGTAGTAACCAAATGATGTTCGTCAAAGTTTACGAGAAGGCAAAAACCaggttttgtaaatatttcatgTCCAAAATGGTACACATTTCCGGGCTTTTGGACAAAGACTACATGAATGCCTTCGATAATTTTGATCTTGACAAACCAAACTTTGAACTTGCTTTggatatttctttaaagttGGACCATCTTCTTATCCCAAAAGAGCATCGTGAAAGTGTTATGATCTTTTATCTCTTCGAGGCCATGTTAGACGAAAAAGCAAgcaagaacatttttaattgCTGGGCCGAAAAGGTCAAGGAAGATGGAAAGGAAG GTTCCTTGCTTCGAGCAGAACTTAAATGCCACGAAACATTGATGGTTCTTAAACTTGAGGGATGGCAGAGAGCATTGACAGTCGCGAGGAGAGCGAAAGAGTTACTTAGCAAAGTGCAGAAGGAAATTAAGAGCAAAGAATCCTTTAGGTTGACCAAGAGTTCTTACCTGTTCTCTAGGGGTGAAGTTTACTATAGAGCTGGGAATATGGCCAAGTCACTGAGGATTTTGCACAAGGCGCTGAAGATAATGGAAAATATACTTCACAGCCACACAAGCACTTCAAGGTGCTTAAACGCCATTGGAAACTGCTACAACAAGCTAGAAGAACATGACGAGGCCATGAAATACTACATGAGAGCATATGATATCAGACGACACCTTTCTGgctcaatgaaacattttgacatGCCCCTCTTCAAACGACAGATCGGGACGGTttatgaaggaaagaaaaaatttgaaaaggcaaTCGAATACTACAAAGAGGCCTTAGAGCTCGCCAAGGAACTAAAAATTCCCGGCATGGTGGACATTGCGCTGTACAATCAAAACATTGCTAACGCGTACTGTTGGTTGAGAAACTTTGAAGACGCCTACCAACCTGCAAAGAACGGTTACGAGATCCGGAAGGTCATTTTGGGAAGGCACCCTCAGACTGCTCGAAGTGCTTTCCAAATGGCGCAGATTTGTCGAAGCTTGAATGGCTTTAACGAAGCGGAAGAGTTTTATGAAGAAGCATGGGAGATTGAGAAGTCTCTGGGCCAAGGAAACCACAGCGAGGTCATGGTCAGAATCGTTGAGAGCTACGAAGCGATCCTTCTcaaaggaaagaggaaaaatcAGTTTCGACAAGAAGCACTCGACTTTTATCTACGCTACTGGGACGAAGAAAAAGCCTTCGAAGGTTTTGAATTTTCTCTCGCCAACAAGAGAGTTATTGATTCAATAAACGAAAGGTTTAGTGAATTTGGCGACCGGCAAACACAGGAGAGATGCCAAAAAGAAGCTCTATGGTTTTATGAAGGCGCGTGGAATTCACCCGACACGAGAAAGTTACCAGACACCGCCAGAGAGGAAATTCTGCAAACTCTTTGCAGTCTCTGTGCCCAGCTTCGCGAGAAAAGTAAGGCCGAAAAGTACAGTAACGAAGCCTTTTCATTTCATGAAAAGAAGTGGAAAAGAAATAAGGAAGGGATGTCAAAGCAAGACAGAATCGCCATTCTCACCACTCTTGTACACATGGCTACATCAcagatgaaagagaaaaagaaacagaagtaTGAGAGTTTGTTGAAG GAAGCCAAACAGAGCGAAACCTTGATGGGAAGAATGAAAGAATTCCTTTCTTCAGGAGCAAAAG TTGAACAACTGTCCAGTGAGgacgatgacgatgacaatGAAGTTGATATTCCTtccgatgatgatgatgatctcGATAGTAGCAGTGGCAGCGAAGAGATTCCAGAGGCTAGTGGGCAAGTGCACCAATCAACAATTCCAGAAGAAGATGGCGAAGAATTAGAAAGTGAGCAGGAACAAGATCCAGATAGGATAAAGATACGCGA AAGTAAAATTGCACACGAGTCAGAGACCTGGAATCTTGCAGAAGCTGGTGCATCCATCACATTTAACCTCGGAGCGTTAACAAAGTCCTTGACCATAACATGTTCATTATGGAGCCCCGCAGCCCTCTCTCCGCCTATTGGTAGTAATGAGCTCTTGGTAAGCAATGTGATTGAACTGTCTCATGATGGCCCACCTGATCTGGaattcatggaaaatgcttCGGGAAGCATAAATGTGGCTTTGTTGCACAGTGCCTCTAACTTCAAAGGATACGAGGTGGTTATCAAGCATTTGGTTGACCCCCAATACAACGAGTGGGAGGATTTGGAGACAAAAAACGTTTGGCATTCGTCAG TAAATTCAACCGTTCCCAATTGGACGTGCCCTTTCGCTGAAGCTGCTTGCTCAAAAACGTGGTTTTCCACGTTTGCAGCAGTCTGGCGCCTCAAGTCTTTTGTCTTTCCTAAGCTTACGTCTGAGACCTCTGAGTTTATCTGTTCACTGCCAGACTATCCAAATGTTAGTGTTGCAATTCCATGGAGTTCTTTGCCTACCGATACAgacttttctttaactcttaag GTGCAAGAGGCGCCAACCATTGACCACAATGTAGGTGGAATGTTTGTTGGTCCGATTCTTCACATTTCGTGCTCACACGATGTGAAGCTGTCAGCGCCAGCAAAAATCAGCGTCCCGCTGGTACTCACGGACGGTGAAATAGAGCCAGTGGAGCTGCGTTCAGGTCAGTTGAAGATACTACATTTCACGTCAACAGAGAAATCACAAGAATGGACTGATATCACAGATCATATGGATATAGTCCTAAGAAATGGAATAGTGACGTTTCAAGTCAAAACTTTCTGCCG GTTTTGGCCCTGGTTGATAAAGACGTCCGCTAGCATTCCACGGAAATATGCCTCGCTCCTATACGAGAGAATCATGAAACGCCACGTTGGGTTTTTAGCTTGCTTATGCAAGGATACAGTACCCTCGACATACTTGCTGGAGTTGTTTTGTTTCCCGCAGCATTTAAGATCTGGAGTGGATAACTATATATCCTCAAGATATTTTGTGACTTTGCGTAGAGAAGAAACCTCGCAGAAACCTCTGTCGAGCGGTGATGAGACATatgtttctctttcaaatggATTTGAAGTGCATGGGGCGGGAAATGCAAAGGACATCGTCTTAAA GTTTCTTGGTGACAGACGTCTTCAGCGAAGTCTGCTCGTTAGCATTAAAGACCCGAGTGATCTGCGTGTCCACTTTCTGCAGGGCAGGGAGAGAGAGAATTCCCCAATGATATGTCAAGAGCCCATCATTCCAAGATCTCCAGTACAG GCGTGTCGTCCATCTGGGTTCATCCTTCCCTCATCAGAAATTCAAAGAGCTCAG GAAATGCCTCGGTCAAACCGAAACATTCAGTCCTCGGTGGACGCGGATTCACTTCACGTGCACAAGAAGAAATTACATGTCACTCTTCTAGCAACTGAATGGTGTTCGGCAAAGGGTGGTTTGTCTACTATAAACAGAGTGCTCGCCAAACAGTTTTCATCGAGTCCCAATGTAAAAGTCACTTTGTTCGTTCCTCCATTTGAATGTGAATgtaaggaaaaagacaaagcagAAGCTTTTAAATGCGATATTAATATTGAGGAAGCAGACGGAAAAATGTCTAACTCCACAGACCCCCTCAACTGGTTGGCATTTCCCCCGGAGAAACTCCACATAGACGTTGTTGTTGGTAATGGTTGGAAGCTTGGTTGGCAGGCAGAGAAAATCAGGAGAAGCCACTCCTGTAAGTGGGTACAGATGGTCCACACATGCCCCGAAGAACTTGCCATGCATAAAATCTGCGACACACCTCTCTCCAGAGGTGAAGAAAAGCATGCGTCGGAAGTTTCCTTGTGCGAAAAGGCCGATCTTGTTGTTACCATTGGACCCAAATTAAAGGAAGCTTTTGCTAAGTCCCTCCGCCATTGCGAAGAAGAAAAATCTGTGTTATCGATAACACCAGGTGTCTTTTCTGAATTTGAGTGTGTGAAAACCTCTGCTGCTGATTTGGAGAAGTTTtacattttagtttttggcCGTTGTGATCCAAAGGATTTGTCCATAAAAGGCTATGATACTGCGGCAAAGGCCGTTGCTATTTTACCCAGTAGGTCATATCACCTTACCATCATGGGTGCAACCGCTAACAATCAACGAGAGCTTGTTGATATTTTAGTCAGTTGTGGTTTACCGCATTGTCAGTTTGTTGTAAGAAAGTTTTGTACAGATCGGGAACACTTAGTAAAATTGTTTTCGCAGTTTGATCTCGTCCTCATGCCATCAAGAACAGAGGGGTTCGGTTTAACTGGCCTTGAGGCCTTGTCTGCTGGTATTCCCATTCTTGTGAGTGGAAACTCAGGATTTGCTGAAGCCTTGAGAAAAGTGAAATTTGGTGAATTGTATATTGTAGAAGATTTTGAGGATGCTAATGAATgggcaaaaaaaatcaaatccaTCCGACAGAAAGAGCGGCGATTGAGATTTGAAGAGATTCGACAACTAAGGACATTCTACAAAGAGAAGTATAGCTGGGAGAGTCAGTGTCAAGACCTTGTGGCGACAATGACAAACATGGTTTATAGTATGATCTAG